AGATTCATTCAGAGAGGAGGATCCTTAGTGAACTATTATATGGTTAGTTGTCTATATTGCTGGAATCTAAGAGTTTCAGAATGTGTGAATATTGATCCTCTGTTGTTTCATTCAGTACCATGGTGGGACAAACTTTGGACGCACCGCTGGTGGTCCTTTCATTACTACCAGCTATGACTATGATGCTCCGATCGACGAGTATGGTGAGAGTTTGACATCATATGCTTATTTCCACATGAATTTTTTTGTCATGAAACGAATAAACTCAGCATAAGAGCTATCAGCTTTAGCAGCATTCCAGCATGTTGTCATATTGAACAAGAAAGATTTTCTCACTCAACTGCTTCACAGGGTTATTGAGGCAACCAAAATATGGTCATCTGAAGGAGCTTCACAGGGCTATTAAAATGTGTGAGCCAGCTTTGGTTTCAGCTGATCCTATCGTTACTTCATTAGGGGACTATCAACAGGTTATCCAAATTTGCATATCTTTTCACAATCCAtattttttgtatattttttagGCTGAAAGTTGAagattttaagttttattcTTCTGTCTGCATCAGGCTCATGTATACTCTTCTGAATCTGGAGGATGTGCAGCTTTTCTATCAAACTATGACACAAAATCATTTGCAAGAGTTCTGTTTAACAACAGGCACTACAATTTACCCCCATGGTCAATCAGCATCCTTCCTGACTGCAAAAATGCAGTTTTCAATACAGCAAAGGTTTGAGCATTAGAGAAACATAGTATAACTTGATAGGATCTGCAATTAAGGTTGAACTTATCGGCAACTACATTTTTAAACATTCCTCTAGGTTGGAGTTCAAACTGCACAGATGGGAATGCTGCCAGCAGAATCTAATACTCTTTCCTGGGAAAGTTATTTCGAAGATATCTCTGCATTAGATGATAGGTCAATGATGACTTCTCCTGGTTTATTGGAGCAGATAAATGTCACTCGGGACACTAGTGACTACTTGTGGTACATAACCAGGTGACACATGTTTTCTTTCATCCTTATTCCTTATAAATGTAATTTACACAAGCTTTGTTAGCATTTTATATTTCATGGCCAATCAGATAAAACTTAGCAAGGAAAAGTCATCAAACGTTTGATTCAATTAACCAGACGTCTCAACATTTTTACAGCATAGATATCAGTTCATCTGAACCCTTCCTGCATGGAGGAGAATTGCCCACTCTGCTTGTTCAATCGACAGGCCATGCCGTACATGTCTTTATTAATGGGCAGCTTTCAGGTACTTTCGCCTGCCAAATGCCTGCTTAGCATTTATGATTGATAAAACTCAACATCTGCTCTTATTAGGCTCTGTCTCCGGGTCAAGAAAGAGCAGAAGGTTCACATATTCTGGGAAGGTTAATTTACATGCTGGAACAAACAAAATTGGTTTGCTTAGTGTTGCTGTTGGATTGCCCGTAAGTTTTCTTTCCTTAAACATACTTCAAGTTATTTCCCTCTTAACATGCTTTAGTATTTGGATCTCTAGGCCTTGGTCTAGGAGGGAGGTGTTTCCCACCCATATGCACAAAACATTAAGATAAACCTGAACATTGAGTATAAAGTCTTTTCTTAGTTTGCTAATCTTTGTTGTTCTCCATGAAGAATGTGGGAGGACATTTTGAGACATGGAACACAGGAATCCTTGGTCCAGTTGTTCTTTATGGACTTCGCCAGGGAAAATGGGACCTATCTTCACAGAAGTGGACTTACCAGGTACCTAAACTTCTCTTTTTGGGTTTACATTGGTTCAAAAGAAATATTCTTAGTCATTTGAATGCCTCTTTTCAACAGGTTGGGCTAAAAGGAGAAGCCATGAATCTCATATCTCCCAGTGGATTTTCTCCTGTTGAATGGATGCAAGCATCATTGGCTGCTCAAACACCACAGCCGTTAACTTGGCACAAGGTAACAATATAAGAAAACATGGGATTCAAGGCTTACACAGGAATGCAAAGTCTGGTAGAAAATATTGATATTGCATCTCTGGACTATGTAGGCTTATTTTGATGCACCTGAAGGAGAGGAGCCATTGGCCTTGGACATGGAGGGAATGGGAAAAGGTCAGATATGGATTAATGGGCAGAGTATCGGAAGATACTGGACAGCATATGCTCGTGGTAATTGCAGTCGCTGCAACTATGCTACAGCATTTAGGCCTCCAAAGTGTCAGCTAGGCTGTGGCCAACCAACCCAAAGATGGTAATTGTCCAACAACTAATAAAAGTAGAAATAGAATGGAAGAATACGATCCCGAACACCCCTAATTTAGACTTAACTGGTGCTTCATTAAACgatcaaaattttgttttaggtACCATGTTCCTCGGTCTTGGCTAAGGCCAGAGCAGAACCTGTTGGTTGTTTTCGAGGAAGTTGGAGGAAATCCCTCAAGAATCTCTATTGTGAAGAGATTAGTGACAAGCGTTTGTGGTGATGTTTCTGAATTTCACCCAACTTTCAAGAACTGGCACATTACAGCAAAATTTCACGCACCCAAAGTTCACCTCAGCTGTGATCCAGGCCAGTATATTTCTTCCATTAAGTTCGCAAGCTTTGGAACGCCATTGGGAACTTGCGGGAGCTACCAGCAAGGAACTTGCCATGCCCCTAGCTCACGTGGCATTCTAGAGAAGGTTCTAAGAACTAATTTCTGTGGATAATCAAGCACTTAGTATTTAAATAGCAAGAAGATCTACATCCTTGGCCAAAATGCAGTTACTTATGcttttccttatttttataCAGAAATGCGTGGGAAAGCAGAGATGTGCTATTACTGTATCCAACAGCAACTTCGAAGACCCATGTCCAAATATGATGAAGAGATTATCGGTTGAAGCTGTTTGTAATCCCACAACTTCTACGTTTCAATCCAACTGGGGGGGTTAActtgataaaaataaaaaggcgATTTTAGCTACTTATTCGAGCGTGGATTCAGTAATATGACTATACACACAGCACTAGCAAGACTAAGCAAGTAAAGGAAGGGTAAAAGAAAGGTATAGAACAAACAAGAACAGTAGGGTTCAGTCTTCATCCTGGTTACCTGTACAGTAAAAGGAAATTAGTTTCAAATGGTTCAGCAGCTTTTATACAATAGTGTTCattagggaaaaaaaaagtaatttgtGTTTTGTGTGGGGGTGATTTGTTCCTTCTAGGGCACTAAGTTGAATCTGCAGCTACCTCCCGTTCCATTTTAGAGGGAGGCAAAAGCTTTTATTTATTCGACTTCATGCTAGGAGGAGATCCTGATGTAACAATGTGATTTCGTTTAATGAacagaaaaaaaatgttatttatcTAGGGGACAAAAGGGAGCAAATAATACTCTACTTACTTTTGCAATGATAATTTCATTCAGACTTGCCTTTAAAATGAAATTGTTTATTCAGCAGACAGGATAAAAATTCTGATTTGAAATTGTACAAACGATTTCATTAGCAACTGTACGAAATTCAAACTAGGATTATAGTATATTATCCATCAAACTTCGATAAAACTGCCATTTTCCCCCAAATACTTCACAAACAAATCTTTAATTCTAAaccttttttttcaaaacatcAACAAACCAGCACAAACCCCCAAAGTTCACCTAATCACAAAATGAGTCGAATTATTTAGATATTTTGATGTATCATAATCTCTTATCTAATCAGCAATTCATGAACTCTATTGAATAATGGCCTAAACAAGCTGCCAGTAATCACGGTCGTGAGTTATATCAAATGATTTGCCTCCTATCTATACGGTATTAATACGCCATACGAACTGCACGGCACAATAACATAGATTTGGACAAATACATCAAAGAAAACCAATTGACCTTCACTTAACTCGCAGAATCCAATGTGTAATACATTTTACAACTGAACCAAATTTTTGAAGACGTAAGTACCGAGAATGAACCAACCAACCAAGAAGAAAGTGAAGAATGCCAAGAAGGTAAGAAACGTAGTATCCCCCAGTGCGAGTCCAATACTGAATACCACAACAAATGGTAAGAACGTTCGGATAACAGCTCCTTTACTGACCCAGCGACCCTTGAGAAAGATCAGAGCTGCAAGGTTCACCACATTCCATCCACCTGTGCGAAAGCCAAGTCTGTTCAGATTATTAGCCACAAAGGAATGACAATTGCATGTCAAGAGATTGTAGGATCGGTGTTGGAACTCTTGAGTGCTCCTGCGCAATGCATCATCCCATGTTGAAATTTCTCTGCTACGATCAACTTCCCTCAATTCTTCTTCACTTCTATGAGCCGAAATGCAACACTGCACGTCAAGTACATTTGTTAAATCAACAATTAAACAAAAAACTTGAGCTAATGGGtcaaacaaatttaatattatattactAACGCTCCTCACTTTGAGCTTGAAATATGTAGAAGACCCAAATCAAGCTTAGAAGAAATAAGCTTGTAGGTTTTGAACACAAAACCTTCTGGACTACGTACTTTGATACTACTTTAAATCATCGATTGATCCAAAAACTTAAATTGATAGATGAAAGCAGATCTAATATTATATCACAAACATATGATAAAATCAGTTGGGTAGAAAATGAGCTAAAAAACTAACTAATGGGAAATTAGTTCCTATCACAATACCATGTCATGAATTTTGGTCACACAGCAAAATTGAGGGAAAGATGATTGTAAGGGATTGATCTTTAGTTCAATTGAGGAAACTAGCTTATACCTTATCTCTGTTGATTTGAAGATACCGTGCGACAGCTCCAAATGTGAAGTTGTCCACACACACAAAATTGGGGCCAGCAAAGTCCAAGATTACTCCGTCCTCTCTACCAATACCAATGTGACCAATGAAAGGAACAAGCCAAGAAATAACAGGAAGAGGTGTCCACACAATGCAACATGGAAACCGAGCTCTCTCCGGATCGATCTTCATATGCTGAGCAATATTTCCTTCAATCATGAGCTGATTCTCAGGATCCTTATTTGATTCCATTTCCAAACTCATAAAATGCTGCCTGAAATGAAATGAATACACTTAATTTAACAGAGCTTCAAGAAAAAATTTGACCTAACATTAAACGATCCCAATGTCCTTCCGTCAATTTCATAATCTCAGCAAATCTTATTACCGTTTTGGGAGGATGGTCGCAGAAAGCGAGAATGTAATAGAAAAAGTTTAGACAGAGGCCAAAATTTCATCTTGAAGAATGAAATTAGAGTGTTCAACCAAACTTTCAAACGAATTCATGCAAAGGAcgaaggaagaaagaagagagaaagacaTTGTATGAAGTTGAGTAGTAACTTCCAGTATTCATTAGAGAAGCAGCCATAGGCTGGAATTGCAAGCACCCATTAACCCGTATATTCATTCTCGATCACAGAAAACACAAGTGAAAAAATAGGTTAAAAGAAAATCCCTCGGCTACCTACAATCAAATTACGAGATGAAGTTCCCAAATCTCCTCAACTTTAGGGATAGTCAAACACCAAGTGCATAGAACACAAATCAAACAGGTAAAACGAACAAGTTACGCGAAGAATTTGAAGTACAAATAAACAATTTTCTGAAGAGAAGTGTGAAATAAAGTTGAAGTTACCAATCAGAACAATTTTGGTGAAGAATCCAAGAACGCAACTTCTGATCACCGATCAATTTGATCGGTTTCTACAGTTGAGACGAGGGGGGGTTTAAAATTGACTTTGGTATATGTTATATCCAAGACGACCGAAACGACGCCGTTTTCGGCTTTTGCGCTTTTTTCTCAAACGAACTGAGACGAGAAAAGCATCGAGTTCAGAATTCAGAACGTATTTCTAAATAGTTTCTGATCGGGGGAAACTCCGGCGAAGTTCTGATGCCTCGGAAGACGGGAAGCACGCCTCCTGCTGTGGTGGTTTTAACAAGCAGCGACGATGACGAAACTGCAGTAAACACAATGTCAAACAAAAAAACGAAATCTGTTACGAGACTTCAAGAGCAACGAGGCAGTTCTACGCCGATTGTATCATCGTCGGACAATAAAGCCCTTGATTGGCGCAGTTTTTGGAAAGCCGGAAATTTTGATTTCGGCCTTACCGGAAACCCTCTTCCTGATGATGGTTTTACTTTGTTCTACGTTTAATGTTTGTATTCATTTATTTGGTTCCGAGATTGATTATGAAAACAATACAGGAGATTTGGAGCATGCCCGTGTTCATCCGAAGTTTCTTCATTCCAATGCCACTTCTCACAAATGGGCGTTTGGCGGTAATGCTTTTATTTACTCGAAAACTTTGATTCTTCAAAGGCTGATCAATAACTTGAATCTGTTCGGCTCTCTAAAATTTTCTTCTCCCCCTCTTATTACTATAATTACGGCAGTGTATTGGAGTGTTTTGATTCATCTCATCTTTGTCCTATTTAAtctgcattttttttttcatttaatgcAGCAATTGCTGAGCTTCTGGATAATGCGGTGGACGAGGTATATTCTAGTTTTTATAACTTCTAAAGTTTCTTGTACTCGAACACAGTTAAGTTATTAACTATAGTATTAACGAGTCAGTTTTAGCCGGTTCGATACAAAAAGTTCAATTTTGTTTGCATCTTGTCTGAGTGTTGTGGTTCTACAATCAAGATACTTGAATTTATGATTCAAGCAGGATGATTAATAGAATACTAGTTGATCATGTAAAAGGAGAGGTGCAAAGTTCTTAAGTTATTTTAGATGGGCAATAGGTTAAAGTAGTGATGAAAAGGAAAGGCCAAAAGAAGGAAGTCATATAGATGATGTATTATAAAATTACTCATATAGATGATGTATTATAAAATTACTCGACTGTGGTGTGGCCTCCTATAAAGACATCCGTTCATCAATTTCAGATACACAATGGGGCAACGTTTGTGAAGGTTGATAAAGTTGATATAATGAAGGATAATTCTCCAGCTTTGCTTTTCCATGGTATTCTGTTATTCTCGTTAATTTTATTGCATGCAGTTTTAGTTCTGGATCTAATGACAAGTCATATTTTATGCAGATGATGGTGGGGGAATGGATCCTGCTGGCATTCGGAAATGTATGAGTTTAGGTTACTCTTCAAAGAAGTCAAACACAACGATTGGACAATGTAATTTCTTTCTTTGCAAATCCAGAAACTGTTACGATTTCATGATTTATCTTACTTACTTCAGAATCTTGTTAGTGTTTTCGTTTGTTGTTTTCATGACATCCAACTCGCGTGTGTTCCAGATGGGAATGGATTTAAAACAAGCACCATGCGACTTGGAGCTGATGCAATTGTTTTCACTCGTGCGGTTCGTGGAGGGTACTTCTTGTTCTACTTCTAGAACATCTAATAAAATCTTAATTGTGCATTTTCTTTTCGTTGTCTCCTTTCAGTTACATTTACCATTCTTTATCTGGTTGCGTCATTTATTTTGCTTAGGAAACCTGTATgtacaatttgaatttaatgttttgtcGTGACGTTAGATTCTGAATGAGCAATGGAATGGATTTTTCAGATTCTTTCCCATCACTAAAAAGATGGGAGAGGCTATCCCAAAGTCGATAATTTGATGTATTAGAACCTCAATTTTGTAGAACTGCAGTGTTTCTTATTAAAGAGGAACGGTGAAAAATTATAGCCTTGTTCCAGGGTTTAAATCGATAAGAATAGCATCTCATGCCTTAAGGCTCAATAACTTAATCTAAGCTATCTTCTTCAGAACAGCCTAAAGGCGAGGGTTGATCGAGATAACCCCTCAAAATACTAGTGAATAAGGGTCTTCCAGTTGTTAAAGATCATCAAAAGGCTGTAATTACAAAATCAATTGGTGTAATTTGTACACCACCAAGAAGCTGTATGTTGAACAACAGTCCAAAAGATattcaaaagaatcagacttaTCTTCAAATATTCTGCTATTCCTCTTGTTCCAAATAAACTAGAAAAGAGACTGAGTAGCACATCTCCAAAGGATATTCCTCTATGTCCAAAAGCTCGCTATCAAGCCCATCAATCATCCAACCAGCAAACTTGCTTGGGAGGCAGCACTCCAAACCGAAATTTCTAAACAAGAGAATCCACCTCCTCATGGCGAAGTCACAATGCAGAAACAAGTGGTCTATGGCCTCCTCATTTTTAAGGCAGATGAAGCAAACTGAAGGACTAAGAGAAGAGTATCGAAGTTTCCTTGGGAGCTTGTCTTGAGTATCAATGCTTCTATAGGCAAGGGACCAAAGGAAGGACTTCATCTTTTTTGGAATTTTAAGTTTCCAAACGATACACACCAAGCAAGGAACCAAAAGTCCGAAAGAAATCCCTTCACCCGATTCTTGTGGACTCACATCTCCTAAGAATGTGATCCAAGTCGTCTTCAGTCTTCTGACAAAGAatacaacaaaacaaaacagaCCAACTAACTAGGGTGTCTTCTTCACAAAGTGATCCAAAGTGTAAAGTTTTCCGTGTAAAACCTACCAGTAAAGAACTTGACTTTTTTAGGGATCTTAATGCGGCAAAGTACAGAGAATAGAAAACCAACTCACCTAAGGGAGAAGGATCAATAGGCCTGCAAAAAGAGGAGTTGCACGACAATCCCTCTGAAGGGTTGGGATTCCACACCCTAAAACCCTCTCTCCCCTATCTAAAGAATCATGTGCTAGAGTTTTGATGTCTGAGTTGTTTTGAGTTCATTGATGGGAAGTGATAACATATCTTGGCTGAATatttaaactcaaattttcatcatcaatctaattcattttttattccCTTTTGTGATAAGTGCAATGAGTTTTGAAGTTTTGTTTTCAATGCTGAATTAATCCTCATATTTTTCCCTTGTGTTCTTATATCATTTAGGATTGCAACTCAGAGTGTTGGCCTTTTGTCCTACACCTTTCTACGGATGACCAGCCAGGATGATGTTATTGTTCCAATGGTAATATTCTGTCTTTACTATGCTAGTTGCCTCCACTGCCCTCTGCATTTACCATCACCTCCCTAACAGCGAAGTCTTCTTACTTTCTGTCTGGGCTGCATTGCAGATTGACTTCGATATTTCGGGACACTGGGCAGAACCTATAGTAAATGGCTCTCAAGATGATTGGTCTTCTAATTTGAAAACTATCCTTGAATGGTCTCCTTTTTCATCAAAGGAGGACCTCCTGATACAGGTTTGTTTGAATCCATTCAATTTATTGAACTTCCAAGTTCCAAAGTGATTAAATAATGT
This region of Cucumis melo cultivar AY chromosome 7, USDA_Cmelo_AY_1.0, whole genome shotgun sequence genomic DNA includes:
- the LOC103493221 gene encoding beta-galactosidase 3-like; the protein is MAAHYYYFPLFLIAFLLANSHFIHSTVTYDRKAILINGQRRILFSGSIHYPRSTPEMWEDLILKAKNGGLDVVETYVFWNVHEPYPGIYNFEGRFDLVRFIKTIQRAGLYVNLRIGPYVCAEWNFGGFPVWLKYVPGISFRTDNEAFKKAMQGFTEKIVAMMKSENLFESQGGPIILAQIENEYGTESKLFGEAGHNYMTWAANMAVGLQTGVPWVMCKEEDAPDPVINTCNGFYCDTFSPNKPYKPTMWTEAWTGWFSEFGGPLHQRPVQDLAFAVARFIQRGGSLVNYYMYHGGTNFGRTAGGPFITTSYDYDAPIDEYGLLRQPKYGHLKELHRAIKMCEPALVSADPIVTSLGDYQQAHVYSSESGGCAAFLSNYDTKSFARVLFNNRHYNLPPWSISILPDCKNAVFNTAKVGVQTAQMGMLPAESNTLSWESYFEDISALDDRSMMTSPGLLEQINVTRDTSDYLWYITSIDISSSEPFLHGGELPTLLVQSTGHAVHVFINGQLSGSVSGSRKSRRFTYSGKVNLHAGTNKIGLLSVAVGLPNVGGHFETWNTGILGPVVLYGLRQGKWDLSSQKWTYQVGLKGEAMNLISPSGFSPVEWMQASLAAQTPQPLTWHKAYFDAPEGEEPLALDMEGMGKGQIWINGQSIGRYWTAYARGNCSRCNYATAFRPPKCQLGCGQPTQRWYHVPRSWLRPEQNLLVVFEEVGGNPSRISIVKRLVTSVCGDVSEFHPTFKNWHITAKFHAPKVHLSCDPGQYISSIKFASFGTPLGTCGSYQQGTCHAPSSRGILEKKCVGKQRCAITVSNSNFEDPCPNMMKRLSVEAVCNPTTSTFQSNWGG
- the LOC103493222 gene encoding protein RTE1-HOMOLOG, translating into MSLEMESNKDPENQLMIEGNIAQHMKIDPERARFPCCIVWTPLPVISWLVPFIGHIGIGREDGVILDFAGPNFVCVDNFTFGAVARYLQINRDKCCISAHRSEEELREVDRSREISTWDDALRRSTQEFQHRSYNLLTCNCHSFVANNLNRLGFRTGGWNVVNLAALIFLKGRWVSKGAVIRTFLPFVVVFSIGLALGDTTFLTFLAFFTFFLVGWFILGTYVFKNLVQL